Proteins encoded together in one Verrucomicrobiota bacterium window:
- the recR gene encoding recombination mediator RecR, which translates to MSNSFDNLVAALKKLPGLGKRSAERIAIDLLVGKRESLDNLTRALTVAGQEITLCPECGNLSESGRVCSLCEDPNRNRESLCIVEKIQDLVAMEEAGTWRGLYHVLHGKLSPLQNRGPEDVNLSGLKDRISRLGTKEIVFALSNDIEGEATCHYILESVLPPNHGIAITRIGFGLPSGGDLTYADSVTLRSAMDSRREFGLH; encoded by the coding sequence ATGTCTAACTCGTTCGATAATCTGGTAGCGGCATTGAAAAAACTCCCGGGTCTGGGTAAGCGGTCGGCGGAACGGATTGCCATCGATCTTCTAGTGGGTAAACGGGAGTCCCTCGATAACCTTACTCGTGCTCTCACTGTTGCGGGGCAAGAAATCACTCTCTGCCCTGAGTGTGGGAATCTTTCTGAATCTGGGCGGGTTTGTAGTTTATGCGAAGACCCGAATAGAAATCGGGAATCACTCTGTATTGTTGAGAAAATTCAAGACCTTGTCGCTATGGAGGAGGCGGGAACTTGGCGCGGGTTGTATCATGTCCTGCACGGAAAATTGTCTCCATTGCAGAATCGTGGTCCGGAAGATGTGAATCTGAGCGGATTGAAAGACCGGATCTCCCGATTGGGAACGAAGGAGATCGTTTTTGCGCTCTCAAACGACATTGAGGGAGAAGCTACTTGCCACTATATTCTTGAGAGCGTTCTACCGCCAAACCATGGGATTGCGATTACCCGAATTGGCTTTGGCCTTCCCAGCGGGGGTGATTTGACCTACGCGGATTCCGTCACTCTTCGAAGCGCGATGGACTCGAGGCGGGAGTTTGGACTCCACTAG
- a CDS encoding uracil-DNA glycosylase family protein has protein sequence MADDLIRATKKLSDSVNRLRFSAPTTHVYNPLAYAWESHEIYLRRFGLGKKKTIFLGMNPGPWGMAQVGVPFGEVSLVRDWMKIECSVKKPDKEHPKRPIEGFACKRSEVSGRRLWGFFRDRFGAPEKFFADHFVLNYCPLVFMEESGRNRTPDKLPAEQRRPLEGACDDFLKNALEILEPEHVVGVGGFAEQCLLRNSSGGTISRILHPSPASPAANRDWAGAAERALVRSGIWPKR, from the coding sequence ATGGCTGACGATCTAATTCGAGCAACGAAAAAGCTATCGGATTCCGTTAATCGATTGCGTTTCTCTGCGCCAACGACTCACGTATATAATCCGCTGGCCTATGCGTGGGAGTCTCACGAAATCTATCTTCGACGCTTTGGTCTTGGGAAAAAGAAGACAATTTTCCTCGGAATGAATCCGGGACCATGGGGAATGGCACAGGTTGGTGTTCCTTTTGGTGAAGTGAGTCTCGTGAGAGACTGGATGAAAATTGAGTGTTCTGTGAAGAAGCCAGACAAAGAGCACCCCAAGAGGCCAATTGAAGGTTTTGCGTGCAAGCGCTCGGAGGTGAGTGGCCGGCGCCTTTGGGGTTTTTTCCGCGATCGCTTTGGAGCTCCAGAAAAGTTCTTTGCCGATCACTTTGTCCTAAACTACTGTCCGCTGGTCTTTATGGAGGAAAGTGGACGGAACCGGACCCCCGACAAATTGCCCGCAGAGCAGCGAAGGCCACTTGAGGGTGCCTGCGACGATTTCCTGAAAAATGCCTTGGAGATTCTTGAACCAGAGCACGTAGTGGGCGTTGGTGGTTTTGCTGAACAGTGTCTTCTCAGAAACTCTTCGGGCGGCACCATCTCCCGCATTTTGCACCCGAGTCCCGCGAGTCCGGCTGCCAATCGTGATTGGGCAGGAGCTGCTGAGAGAGCACTAGTGAGAAGCGGCATTTGGCCTAAGAGATAA